A stretch of the Panicum virgatum strain AP13 chromosome 9N, P.virgatum_v5, whole genome shotgun sequence genome encodes the following:
- the LOC120693535 gene encoding ATP-dependent Clp protease proteolytic subunit 4, chloroplastic-like: MAAGSASATASLSVAAAAAALRVRRPCAGARAWVPSQPAQQGSLLRLRPCAALAPHAPLWRAESDGARGGAGAGDVMGLLLRERIVFLGNEIEDFLADAVVSQLLLLDALDPDSDIRLFVNSPGGSLSATMAIYDVMQLVRADVSTIGLGIAGSTASIILGGGTKGKRFAMPNTRIMIHQPVGGASGQALDVEVQAKEILANKRNVIRLVSGFTGRTPEQVEKDIDRDRYMGPLEAVDYGIIDGVIDGDSIIPLEPVPERVKPKYNYEELYKDPQKFLTPDVPDDEIY; encoded by the exons ATGGCGGCCGGGAGTGCCAGTGCCACGGCGTCGCTctccgtcgcggcggcggcggcggccctgcgcgtGAGGCGGCCGTGCGCTGGCGCTCGCGCTTGGGTCCCCTCGCAGCCGGCGCAACAAGGGTCCCTCCTCAGGCTCCGGCCCTGCGCCGCACTGGCGCCACATGCCCCTCTGTGGCGGGCGGAGTCggatggcgcgcgcggcggggccggcgccggcgacgtcaTGGGCCTCCTCCTCCGGGAGCGCATCGTCTTCCTCGGCAACGAGATCGAGGACTTCCTCGCAGACGCCGTCGTcagccagctcctcctcctcgacgccCTTGACCCGGACTCCGACATCCGCCTCTTCGTCAACTCGCCTGGGGGCTCGCTCAG CGCAACAATGGCCATCTATGATGTAATGCAGCTTGTGAGGGCAGATGTATCCACTATTGGATTGGGCATAGCTGGATCAACAGCTTCTATAATCCTTGGTGGTGGCACAAAGGGCAAGCGATTTGCCATGCCCAACACGAGGATTATGATCCATCAGCCTGTGGGAGGTGCAAGTGGGCAAGCCTTGGATGTAGAGGTCCAAGCCAAGGAGATATTGGCTAACAAGAGGAATGTCATTCGGCTTGTATCAGGCTTCACGGGCCGCACTCCCGAGCAGGTTGAGAAAGACATCGACCGAGACCGTTACATGGGTCCTCTTGAGGCTGTTGATTATGGAATCATCGATGGTGTGATCGATGGAGACAGTATCATCCCACTTGAGCCTGTCCCAGAGAGGGTGAAGCCTAAGTACAACTATGAAGAGTTGTATAAGGATCCGCAGAAGTTTCTTACGCCAGATGTCCCAGATGATGAGATATACTAG
- the LOC120690915 gene encoding cyclin-dependent kinase E-1 isoform X1 — translation MGDGRAGGANRPAWLQQYELVGKIGEGTYGLVFLARLKPAHPAPGRRGPPIAIKKFKQSKEGDGVSPTAIREIMLLREINHENVVKLVNVHINHADMSLYLAFDYAEHDLYVCDGEIIRHHREKLNAPINPYTVKSLLWQLLNGLNYLHSNWIIHRDLKPSNILVMGEGEEHGIIKIADFGLARIYQAPLKALCDNGVVVTIWYRAPELLLGAKHYTSAVDMWAVGCIFAELLTLKPLFQGVEAKNTPNPFQLDQLDKIFKVLGHPTVEKWPTLANLPWWQNDQQHIQGHKYENPGLHNIVHLPQKSPAFDLLSKMLEYDPRKRITAAQALEHEYFRMDPLPGRKNCFLVSALLPSQPGEKIVQYPVRPVDTTTDFEGTTSLQPTQPPSGNAAQGQSVPRSMPRQMPQQPMVGMPRVAAGTNMAAFNAASQAGMAGLNPGNIPMQRGAGGQSHPHQLRRKADQGMMQNPGYPQQKRRF, via the exons ATGGGggacgggcgggcgggcggcgctaaCCGCCCGGCGTGGCTGCAGCAGTACGAGCTGGTGGGCAAGATCGGCGAGGGGACCTACGGCCTCGTCTTCCTCGCGCGCCTCAAGCCGGCCCACCCGGCGCCCGGCCGGCGCGGCCCCCCTATCGCCATCAAGAAGTTCAAGCAGTCCAAGGAGGGGGACGGGGTATCGCCTACCGCGATCAGGGAGATTATG CTCCTGCGCGAGATCAACCACGAGAATGTCGTCAAGCTCGTCAATGTCCACATCAACCACGCCGACATGTCCCTCTACCTCGCATTTGATTACGCGGAGCATGACCTCTATGTCTGTGACGGT GAGATTATCAGGCATCACAGAGAGAAACTAAACGCCCCCATTAACCCCTACACTGTCAAATCCTTGCTGTGGCAACTGCTCAATGGCCTCAACTATCTTCACAG CAATTGGATTATCCATCGAGATCTCAAGCCTTCTAACATACTG GTcatgggagaaggagaagaacaTGGAATTATAAAGATTGCTGATTTTGGGCTTGCTAGGATATATCAAGCTCCACTGAAAGCATTGTGTGACAATGGA GTTGTTGTAACTATCTGGTATCGTGCTCCCGAGCTATTACTTGGGGCTAAACACTACACAAGCGCTGTTG ATATGTGGGCAGTTGGTTGCATTTTTGCTGAATTGCTGACCCTGAAACCACTGTTCCAAGGTGTCGAAGCCAAAAATACTCCGAACCCATTCCAA CTTGATCAACTGGACAAGATTTTTAAGGTCTTAG GCCACCCTACAGTTGAAAAATGGCCTACCCTTGCCAATCTTCCATGGTGGCAAAACGACCAGCAACACATTCAGGGCCATAAGTA TGAGAACCCAGGTCTCCATAACATTGTTCACTTGCCACAGAAGAGTCCTGCATTTGATCTTCTCTCAAAAATGCTTGA GTATGATCCTCGAAAGCGTATAACAGCTGCACAAGCTCTGGAGCATGA GTACTTTCGGATGGACCCACTACCTGGAAGAAA AAATTGTTTTCTGGTTAGTGCACTTTTACCATCCCAGCCAGGGGAGAAAATTGTGCAATATCCTGTTCGTCCAGTAGACACTACAACAGATTTTGAAGGAACAACAAGCCTTCAACCAACTCAGCCG CCTTCAGGGAATGCAGCTCAAGGTCAATCTGTACCAAGATCAATGCCACGACAAATGCCGCAGCAACCCATGGTTGGGATGCCAAGAGTAGCAGCTGGTACAAACATGGCTGCCTTCAATGCCGCATCGCAGGCTGGCATGGCTGGCCTGAATCCTGGTAACATTCCTATGCAGAGAGGCGCAGGTGGCCAGTCTCATCCGCACCAG TTGAGAAGGAAGGCTGACCAAGGGATGATGCAAAACCCTGGGTATCCTCAGCAGAAGAGGCGGTTCTGA
- the LOC120690915 gene encoding cyclin-dependent kinase E-1 isoform X3: protein MGDGRAGGANRPAWLQQYELVGKIGEGTYGLVFLARLKPAHPAPGRRGPPIAIKKFKQSKEGDGVSPTAIREIMLLREINHENVVKLVNVHINHADMSLYLAFDYAEHDLYVCDGEIIRHHREKLNAPINPYTVKSLLWQLLNGLNYLHSNWIIHRDLKPSNILVMGEGEEHGIIKIADFGLARIYQAPLKALCDNGVVVTIWYRAPELLLGAKHYTSAVDMWAVGCIFAELLTLKPLFQGVEAKNTPNPFQLDQLDKIFKVLGHPTVEKWPTLANLPWWQNDQQHIQGHKYENPGLHNIVHLPQKSPAFDLLSKMLEYDPRKRITAAQALEHEYFRMDPLPGRNALLPSQPGEKIVQYPVRPVDTTTDFEGTTSLQPTQPPSGNAAQGQSVPRSMPRQMPQQPMVGMPRVAAGTNMAAFNAASQAGMAGLNPGNIPMQRGAGGQSHPHQLRRKADQGMMQNPGYPQQKRRF, encoded by the exons ATGGGggacgggcgggcgggcggcgctaaCCGCCCGGCGTGGCTGCAGCAGTACGAGCTGGTGGGCAAGATCGGCGAGGGGACCTACGGCCTCGTCTTCCTCGCGCGCCTCAAGCCGGCCCACCCGGCGCCCGGCCGGCGCGGCCCCCCTATCGCCATCAAGAAGTTCAAGCAGTCCAAGGAGGGGGACGGGGTATCGCCTACCGCGATCAGGGAGATTATG CTCCTGCGCGAGATCAACCACGAGAATGTCGTCAAGCTCGTCAATGTCCACATCAACCACGCCGACATGTCCCTCTACCTCGCATTTGATTACGCGGAGCATGACCTCTATGTCTGTGACGGT GAGATTATCAGGCATCACAGAGAGAAACTAAACGCCCCCATTAACCCCTACACTGTCAAATCCTTGCTGTGGCAACTGCTCAATGGCCTCAACTATCTTCACAG CAATTGGATTATCCATCGAGATCTCAAGCCTTCTAACATACTG GTcatgggagaaggagaagaacaTGGAATTATAAAGATTGCTGATTTTGGGCTTGCTAGGATATATCAAGCTCCACTGAAAGCATTGTGTGACAATGGA GTTGTTGTAACTATCTGGTATCGTGCTCCCGAGCTATTACTTGGGGCTAAACACTACACAAGCGCTGTTG ATATGTGGGCAGTTGGTTGCATTTTTGCTGAATTGCTGACCCTGAAACCACTGTTCCAAGGTGTCGAAGCCAAAAATACTCCGAACCCATTCCAA CTTGATCAACTGGACAAGATTTTTAAGGTCTTAG GCCACCCTACAGTTGAAAAATGGCCTACCCTTGCCAATCTTCCATGGTGGCAAAACGACCAGCAACACATTCAGGGCCATAAGTA TGAGAACCCAGGTCTCCATAACATTGTTCACTTGCCACAGAAGAGTCCTGCATTTGATCTTCTCTCAAAAATGCTTGA GTATGATCCTCGAAAGCGTATAACAGCTGCACAAGCTCTGGAGCATGA GTACTTTCGGATGGACCCACTACCTGGAAGAAA TGCACTTTTACCATCCCAGCCAGGGGAGAAAATTGTGCAATATCCTGTTCGTCCAGTAGACACTACAACAGATTTTGAAGGAACAACAAGCCTTCAACCAACTCAGCCG CCTTCAGGGAATGCAGCTCAAGGTCAATCTGTACCAAGATCAATGCCACGACAAATGCCGCAGCAACCCATGGTTGGGATGCCAAGAGTAGCAGCTGGTACAAACATGGCTGCCTTCAATGCCGCATCGCAGGCTGGCATGGCTGGCCTGAATCCTGGTAACATTCCTATGCAGAGAGGCGCAGGTGGCCAGTCTCATCCGCACCAG TTGAGAAGGAAGGCTGACCAAGGGATGATGCAAAACCCTGGGTATCCTCAGCAGAAGAGGCGGTTCTGA
- the LOC120690915 gene encoding cyclin-dependent kinase E-1 isoform X2: MGDGRAGGANRPAWLQQYELVGKIGEGTYGLVFLARLKPAHPAPGRRGPPIAIKKFKQSKEGDGVSPTAIREIMLLREINHENVVKLVNVHINHADMSLYLAFDYAEHDLYEIIRHHREKLNAPINPYTVKSLLWQLLNGLNYLHSNWIIHRDLKPSNILVMGEGEEHGIIKIADFGLARIYQAPLKALCDNGVVVTIWYRAPELLLGAKHYTSAVDMWAVGCIFAELLTLKPLFQGVEAKNTPNPFQLDQLDKIFKVLGHPTVEKWPTLANLPWWQNDQQHIQGHKYENPGLHNIVHLPQKSPAFDLLSKMLEYDPRKRITAAQALEHEYFRMDPLPGRKNCFLVSALLPSQPGEKIVQYPVRPVDTTTDFEGTTSLQPTQPPSGNAAQGQSVPRSMPRQMPQQPMVGMPRVAAGTNMAAFNAASQAGMAGLNPGNIPMQRGAGGQSHPHQLRRKADQGMMQNPGYPQQKRRF, from the exons ATGGGggacgggcgggcgggcggcgctaaCCGCCCGGCGTGGCTGCAGCAGTACGAGCTGGTGGGCAAGATCGGCGAGGGGACCTACGGCCTCGTCTTCCTCGCGCGCCTCAAGCCGGCCCACCCGGCGCCCGGCCGGCGCGGCCCCCCTATCGCCATCAAGAAGTTCAAGCAGTCCAAGGAGGGGGACGGGGTATCGCCTACCGCGATCAGGGAGATTATG CTCCTGCGCGAGATCAACCACGAGAATGTCGTCAAGCTCGTCAATGTCCACATCAACCACGCCGACATGTCCCTCTACCTCGCATTTGATTACGCGGAGCATGACCTCTAT GAGATTATCAGGCATCACAGAGAGAAACTAAACGCCCCCATTAACCCCTACACTGTCAAATCCTTGCTGTGGCAACTGCTCAATGGCCTCAACTATCTTCACAG CAATTGGATTATCCATCGAGATCTCAAGCCTTCTAACATACTG GTcatgggagaaggagaagaacaTGGAATTATAAAGATTGCTGATTTTGGGCTTGCTAGGATATATCAAGCTCCACTGAAAGCATTGTGTGACAATGGA GTTGTTGTAACTATCTGGTATCGTGCTCCCGAGCTATTACTTGGGGCTAAACACTACACAAGCGCTGTTG ATATGTGGGCAGTTGGTTGCATTTTTGCTGAATTGCTGACCCTGAAACCACTGTTCCAAGGTGTCGAAGCCAAAAATACTCCGAACCCATTCCAA CTTGATCAACTGGACAAGATTTTTAAGGTCTTAG GCCACCCTACAGTTGAAAAATGGCCTACCCTTGCCAATCTTCCATGGTGGCAAAACGACCAGCAACACATTCAGGGCCATAAGTA TGAGAACCCAGGTCTCCATAACATTGTTCACTTGCCACAGAAGAGTCCTGCATTTGATCTTCTCTCAAAAATGCTTGA GTATGATCCTCGAAAGCGTATAACAGCTGCACAAGCTCTGGAGCATGA GTACTTTCGGATGGACCCACTACCTGGAAGAAA AAATTGTTTTCTGGTTAGTGCACTTTTACCATCCCAGCCAGGGGAGAAAATTGTGCAATATCCTGTTCGTCCAGTAGACACTACAACAGATTTTGAAGGAACAACAAGCCTTCAACCAACTCAGCCG CCTTCAGGGAATGCAGCTCAAGGTCAATCTGTACCAAGATCAATGCCACGACAAATGCCGCAGCAACCCATGGTTGGGATGCCAAGAGTAGCAGCTGGTACAAACATGGCTGCCTTCAATGCCGCATCGCAGGCTGGCATGGCTGGCCTGAATCCTGGTAACATTCCTATGCAGAGAGGCGCAGGTGGCCAGTCTCATCCGCACCAG TTGAGAAGGAAGGCTGACCAAGGGATGATGCAAAACCCTGGGTATCCTCAGCAGAAGAGGCGGTTCTGA
- the LOC120690915 gene encoding cyclin-dependent kinase E-1 isoform X4, which produces MGDGRAGGANRPAWLQQYELVGKIGEGTYGLVFLARLKPAHPAPGRRGPPIAIKKFKQSKEGDGVSPTAIREIMLLREINHENVVKLVNVHINHADMSLYLAFDYAEHDLYEIIRHHREKLNAPINPYTVKSLLWQLLNGLNYLHSNWIIHRDLKPSNILVMGEGEEHGIIKIADFGLARIYQAPLKALCDNGVVVTIWYRAPELLLGAKHYTSAVDMWAVGCIFAELLTLKPLFQGVEAKNTPNPFQLDQLDKIFKVLGHPTVEKWPTLANLPWWQNDQQHIQGHKYENPGLHNIVHLPQKSPAFDLLSKMLEYDPRKRITAAQALEHEYFRMDPLPGRNALLPSQPGEKIVQYPVRPVDTTTDFEGTTSLQPTQPPSGNAAQGQSVPRSMPRQMPQQPMVGMPRVAAGTNMAAFNAASQAGMAGLNPGNIPMQRGAGGQSHPHQLRRKADQGMMQNPGYPQQKRRF; this is translated from the exons ATGGGggacgggcgggcgggcggcgctaaCCGCCCGGCGTGGCTGCAGCAGTACGAGCTGGTGGGCAAGATCGGCGAGGGGACCTACGGCCTCGTCTTCCTCGCGCGCCTCAAGCCGGCCCACCCGGCGCCCGGCCGGCGCGGCCCCCCTATCGCCATCAAGAAGTTCAAGCAGTCCAAGGAGGGGGACGGGGTATCGCCTACCGCGATCAGGGAGATTATG CTCCTGCGCGAGATCAACCACGAGAATGTCGTCAAGCTCGTCAATGTCCACATCAACCACGCCGACATGTCCCTCTACCTCGCATTTGATTACGCGGAGCATGACCTCTAT GAGATTATCAGGCATCACAGAGAGAAACTAAACGCCCCCATTAACCCCTACACTGTCAAATCCTTGCTGTGGCAACTGCTCAATGGCCTCAACTATCTTCACAG CAATTGGATTATCCATCGAGATCTCAAGCCTTCTAACATACTG GTcatgggagaaggagaagaacaTGGAATTATAAAGATTGCTGATTTTGGGCTTGCTAGGATATATCAAGCTCCACTGAAAGCATTGTGTGACAATGGA GTTGTTGTAACTATCTGGTATCGTGCTCCCGAGCTATTACTTGGGGCTAAACACTACACAAGCGCTGTTG ATATGTGGGCAGTTGGTTGCATTTTTGCTGAATTGCTGACCCTGAAACCACTGTTCCAAGGTGTCGAAGCCAAAAATACTCCGAACCCATTCCAA CTTGATCAACTGGACAAGATTTTTAAGGTCTTAG GCCACCCTACAGTTGAAAAATGGCCTACCCTTGCCAATCTTCCATGGTGGCAAAACGACCAGCAACACATTCAGGGCCATAAGTA TGAGAACCCAGGTCTCCATAACATTGTTCACTTGCCACAGAAGAGTCCTGCATTTGATCTTCTCTCAAAAATGCTTGA GTATGATCCTCGAAAGCGTATAACAGCTGCACAAGCTCTGGAGCATGA GTACTTTCGGATGGACCCACTACCTGGAAGAAA TGCACTTTTACCATCCCAGCCAGGGGAGAAAATTGTGCAATATCCTGTTCGTCCAGTAGACACTACAACAGATTTTGAAGGAACAACAAGCCTTCAACCAACTCAGCCG CCTTCAGGGAATGCAGCTCAAGGTCAATCTGTACCAAGATCAATGCCACGACAAATGCCGCAGCAACCCATGGTTGGGATGCCAAGAGTAGCAGCTGGTACAAACATGGCTGCCTTCAATGCCGCATCGCAGGCTGGCATGGCTGGCCTGAATCCTGGTAACATTCCTATGCAGAGAGGCGCAGGTGGCCAGTCTCATCCGCACCAG TTGAGAAGGAAGGCTGACCAAGGGATGATGCAAAACCCTGGGTATCCTCAGCAGAAGAGGCGGTTCTGA
- the LOC120690915 gene encoding cyclin-dependent kinase E-1 isoform X5, which translates to MGDGRAGGANRPAWLQQYELVGKIGEGTYGLVFLARLKPAHPAPGRRGPPIAIKKFKQSKEGDGVSPTAIREIMEIIRHHREKLNAPINPYTVKSLLWQLLNGLNYLHSNWIIHRDLKPSNILVMGEGEEHGIIKIADFGLARIYQAPLKALCDNGVVVTIWYRAPELLLGAKHYTSAVDMWAVGCIFAELLTLKPLFQGVEAKNTPNPFQLDQLDKIFKVLGHPTVEKWPTLANLPWWQNDQQHIQGHKYENPGLHNIVHLPQKSPAFDLLSKMLEYDPRKRITAAQALEHEYFRMDPLPGRKNCFLVSALLPSQPGEKIVQYPVRPVDTTTDFEGTTSLQPTQPPSGNAAQGQSVPRSMPRQMPQQPMVGMPRVAAGTNMAAFNAASQAGMAGLNPGNIPMQRGAGGQSHPHQLRRKADQGMMQNPGYPQQKRRF; encoded by the exons ATGGGggacgggcgggcgggcggcgctaaCCGCCCGGCGTGGCTGCAGCAGTACGAGCTGGTGGGCAAGATCGGCGAGGGGACCTACGGCCTCGTCTTCCTCGCGCGCCTCAAGCCGGCCCACCCGGCGCCCGGCCGGCGCGGCCCCCCTATCGCCATCAAGAAGTTCAAGCAGTCCAAGGAGGGGGACGGGGTATCGCCTACCGCGATCAGGGAGATTATG GAGATTATCAGGCATCACAGAGAGAAACTAAACGCCCCCATTAACCCCTACACTGTCAAATCCTTGCTGTGGCAACTGCTCAATGGCCTCAACTATCTTCACAG CAATTGGATTATCCATCGAGATCTCAAGCCTTCTAACATACTG GTcatgggagaaggagaagaacaTGGAATTATAAAGATTGCTGATTTTGGGCTTGCTAGGATATATCAAGCTCCACTGAAAGCATTGTGTGACAATGGA GTTGTTGTAACTATCTGGTATCGTGCTCCCGAGCTATTACTTGGGGCTAAACACTACACAAGCGCTGTTG ATATGTGGGCAGTTGGTTGCATTTTTGCTGAATTGCTGACCCTGAAACCACTGTTCCAAGGTGTCGAAGCCAAAAATACTCCGAACCCATTCCAA CTTGATCAACTGGACAAGATTTTTAAGGTCTTAG GCCACCCTACAGTTGAAAAATGGCCTACCCTTGCCAATCTTCCATGGTGGCAAAACGACCAGCAACACATTCAGGGCCATAAGTA TGAGAACCCAGGTCTCCATAACATTGTTCACTTGCCACAGAAGAGTCCTGCATTTGATCTTCTCTCAAAAATGCTTGA GTATGATCCTCGAAAGCGTATAACAGCTGCACAAGCTCTGGAGCATGA GTACTTTCGGATGGACCCACTACCTGGAAGAAA AAATTGTTTTCTGGTTAGTGCACTTTTACCATCCCAGCCAGGGGAGAAAATTGTGCAATATCCTGTTCGTCCAGTAGACACTACAACAGATTTTGAAGGAACAACAAGCCTTCAACCAACTCAGCCG CCTTCAGGGAATGCAGCTCAAGGTCAATCTGTACCAAGATCAATGCCACGACAAATGCCGCAGCAACCCATGGTTGGGATGCCAAGAGTAGCAGCTGGTACAAACATGGCTGCCTTCAATGCCGCATCGCAGGCTGGCATGGCTGGCCTGAATCCTGGTAACATTCCTATGCAGAGAGGCGCAGGTGGCCAGTCTCATCCGCACCAG TTGAGAAGGAAGGCTGACCAAGGGATGATGCAAAACCCTGGGTATCCTCAGCAGAAGAGGCGGTTCTGA